A window of Hymenobacter siberiensis genomic DNA:
ATTCGCCATTCAGATGGCTGAAGATGAGCTGGCACACGAAAAAACGCTTTATTGCCTCGGCGATATCGTACACAACCGTATGGAAGTGGAGCGCCTGCACCAGCATGGCCTGCGCATCATCGACCGCGAGCAGCTGGCCCAGCTGCACGACTGCAAGGTGCTCATCCGGGCCCACGGCGAGCCGCCCGAAACCTACCAGTTGGCCCTGCAAAACAACCTGGAGCTGATTGACGCCAGCTGCCCGGTGGTGCTCAAGCTGCAAAACCGCGTGAAGCACGCCTTCGACCTGAGCCAGCGCCAGGACGGCCAGATTGTGATATATGGCCAGCCCGGCCACGCCGAAGTGGCCGGCCTCACGGGCCAGACCGGCAACCGCGCTATCATCGTGATGAACGAGGCCGACCTCGACCAGATTGACTTTGCCCGCCCCGTTACCCTCTTCAGCCAGACCACCAAAAGTACGGCCGGCTTCTATAAGATGAAGGCCCTGATGGAAGCCCGCATTCAGGCCGTCGGCGGCACGCTCGATAGCTTCGATGCCAACGACAGCATCTGCCGGCAGGTGAGCA
This region includes:
- a CDS encoding 4-hydroxy-3-methylbut-2-enyl diphosphate reductase, whose amino-acid sequence is MKVTIDKNSGYCFGVEFAIQMAEDELAHEKTLYCLGDIVHNRMEVERLHQHGLRIIDREQLAQLHDCKVLIRAHGEPPETYQLALQNNLELIDASCPVVLKLQNRVKHAFDLSQRQDGQIVIYGQPGHAEVAGLTGQTGNRAIIVMNEADLDQIDFARPVTLFSQTTKSTAGFYKMKALMEARIQAVGGTLDSFDANDSICRQVSNREPALAKFAAEYDVVLFVSGRKSSNGKALFSVVNVVNPRSYFIENETEIDEEWLAGAQSVGICGATSTPLWLMKQVAERVEGVGEPA